The DNA region AACGGTTTGCGATCGTCCCCGACTGCTGACTGGAGCCTGTTGAATTTCCCGTTCTCGTACCCGGTGGGATTGAAAGTAGTTCTGCCACAGTTCAGGCGCATTGAGGGTTTCGCCTCCGTGTTGCGTCAGGCGTTTACGGACTTTGCAAAGTACGGGTGTATTGACACAAGCTCCGGCAATAATGATCTGGCCTTTGGTGAGGGCAGGCAGTTCCTTGAGTAAATCTCGCCCTGCTGCTTCCACCCCGTACTTGAGGCTTTCCTGATCCACAGGATTAACAATTCGCATGATGAACTGACTCATACATTGGGACAGCACATCAGAATCGAGTTTGCCGGGACGCTGGGTAATCAGACCCACCCCCAAGCCAAATTTGCGCCCTTCACTGAGAATCGTGCGAATTACGGCTTTACAGCGCGAGGGTTCATGGGCCGGAGCAAAGCGATGCGCTTCTTCCAGCAGAATAAAAATTGGGTAAGGGAGATAATTTTCATCATCCGGGCCAATCCGCTCCTTTTGCGTATCCATGCGGGCATTGTTGGCCTGCCGCAGAACTGCCGCACAAATCACCTGCTGTTCTTCCTGGCTGATTTCGTTCATCTGTAAGACCGTTACCTGTCCCGGTTCAAATAGCTCTTTGGGGGACAAATGGTTGAACGCATGGAAGTAGGGCGATCGCTGCAGCCGATCCAGTTTCCATTCCAGGGCTGGAGCCGACGACCCCGCTTTTTCATTGCCTTCCTCATCCGTCTGGGTATCTGCTTCATAAACCGCTGCAATCAGGTCTTGCACATCCCAGCGGTAATCGCCACGGCGATGCTTTCTGACCAGACCGTAAGCTTTATTGAGAATCGATTGCTGGCGATCGCTCATCTCCGGCAGCAGGGTGAGAATATCGGCGTAATCCAGCGACGAAATGCGAATGTGGATGTCTTCTGGGGTGAGTACCTTCACCGTTGGCGAATATCCATCCTCAGCTTGAAACGCGGGATGGCCCTGCATTTCTGTTAAGGTGCTGTATTCTCCATGAGGGTCAAAAATCAGCACAGCGGCTCGATTATGGGGCAACAATAGTTCCTCCACCAGCACTCCCGCCGTGTAAGACTTCCCGGATCCTGTCCCTGCCAAAATGGCCATGTGAGTACTCACCAGTTCTTTCACATCCAGTGCGATCGGAACGGTCTCCCCTTCCCGTAGCAGCAAGGCTCCAATATGAGCCGATCCCACTGTTCCCGGTTGCTTTTTATTCAAGACTTGCTGCAGTCTGGCATCGTCAGCTAGATACACCTTGGCCCCTGGGTCGGGAGTCTTGCGGGGATTCATGAACCCCAGAGCCGAATCGAAATAGCCAATCACATCGACGGTCACTTCATAAATTTCTGGCTTTTCGTCGGTGAACCCAATCAGGGCCGCGATCGTCTCCGGGCTGACTTCTGTATCGGCAAAGATGCGATCGGGCAGATGATCAATCAAACAACGGGCCGATATTTTGCCTAAAATCTGCCAGTTGTTTCCCGTGCGCTGATCGTCTTCCTGGACTTCGTAATAGACAAACTCCCCAATCTTGACATAGCGATTATCTGCGGTGATGAAGACATACTGATTGCCATTCTCCCCTGGCCCCTTGACCGTCCCAATCACAGTTTTTGTCACGGCTGGAGAAACCGGGGAAGGATTACGAGCAGCAGCAGACGTGGTGTTCAACGGTGTCTTCCTGATAGCGAATGGGGCAGAAGGTAGGGGACTTATTTTACTGGTTATAGCGGGTTTTGTTGCCAAAGTTGAGCAATTGTACTACAGGAAACTCAAAAATTAATGATTGTTCCATCACACGGCTGAATCGCGATCGCGCCCTAGTGCTGACAGACCTGGAGTACCACCCCAACCAGTTGAGTCTCAGCCATCTGGCCGAGCGCAGCCGGATTGTCGCCAAGCTGGAGCGGTGCGAGTGAGTAGACCTGGCTGCGTAAGGTTATAATGTGTGACTTTTGAATTCGCTAGTTTACAGGTTACAGTAGCTAGTAAACCAGCGAATTAAGAAACCACCATGCCACGACCCTACAACCGCACCAAAGAAGACAACCGGGGCGATCGCCTGATTCCCCTGACGGCTCCCGACACACAAGGCGACACTGTGCTGATTGCAGGAAAAGTGTCTCCCGAAATGAAAGCGTGGGTAGCAGCCTATGCCCACCAGACGAGCAAGAATACCAGCCGGATTATCCGGGAAGCCCTGGAACTATACCGAAACCACCACACCCAACAATCACACAAGAGAACCCCATGACCCCAGAAGAACGCTTTGCTCAAATCGAATCCATCCTGCTGCAAAACACCAGCCAGATCGCCACCCTGCTGGAAGGACAAATTAAGTTGCAGCAGGGGATGGAGGAACTGCGACAGGCTCAGATTAAAACCGATGCTCAAATCGCAAGGACGCAAGAGCAATTGGATGATCTGGCCCGTGATACCCGTGCCAGTATTGAAGATTTAGTAGAGATGGCAACCACCGCCATTGTCCAGAGCGCCGAAAACTCCACCTTTATCAAAGGACTGCAACTGGAAAACCGCCGCATCTTACGGGAATTGCGCGATCGCCGCAACAACCGCGACTCTTAAAGTTCAACAATCACTGGTACATGGTCGCTGGGTTGTTCCAGCGATCGCGGCGTTTTATCAATAGTGCAGGCGATCGCTTTCGTGTACAGATCAGGGGTTAGGTAAATGTGATCAATTCGCCAGCCAGCATTGCGCCGAAAGGAGCCAGCCCGGTAGTCCCACCAGCTAAAGTGACCCCCCTCTGTCGTGAATTTACGAAACGCATCGGCAAACCCCAAATTGAGGATCACCCGCAAAGCTTCCCGTTCCGCATCCGTGGCCATCACCTGCTGTTCCCGCCCGGTTGGATCATGGATGTCAATATCTTCCAGGGCAATGTTGAAATCTCCACACACCAGCACATGATTTGGTTCCTGTAACAGAGCCTGGAGATACTCATACAACACATCCAACCATTTCAGCTTGTACTGATATTTATCACTCCCCACTGACGAGCCAT from Leptodesmis sichuanensis A121 includes:
- a CDS encoding ATP-binding protein, with protein sequence MNTTSAAARNPSPVSPAVTKTVIGTVKGPGENGNQYVFITADNRYVKIGEFVYYEVQEDDQRTGNNWQILGKISARCLIDHLPDRIFADTEVSPETIAALIGFTDEKPEIYEVTVDVIGYFDSALGFMNPRKTPDPGAKVYLADDARLQQVLNKKQPGTVGSAHIGALLLREGETVPIALDVKELVSTHMAILAGTGSGKSYTAGVLVEELLLPHNRAAVLIFDPHGEYSTLTEMQGHPAFQAEDGYSPTVKVLTPEDIHIRISSLDYADILTLLPEMSDRQQSILNKAYGLVRKHRRGDYRWDVQDLIAAVYEADTQTDEEGNEKAGSSAPALEWKLDRLQRSPYFHAFNHLSPKELFEPGQVTVLQMNEISQEEQQVICAAVLRQANNARMDTQKERIGPDDENYLPYPIFILLEEAHRFAPAHEPSRCKAVIRTILSEGRKFGLGVGLITQRPGKLDSDVLSQCMSQFIMRIVNPVDQESLKYGVEAAGRDLLKELPALTKGQIIIAGACVNTPVLCKVRKRLTQHGGETLNAPELWQNYFQSHRVREREIQQAPVSSRGRSQTVRGVSIE